One part of the Vitis riparia cultivar Riparia Gloire de Montpellier isolate 1030 chromosome 15, EGFV_Vit.rip_1.0, whole genome shotgun sequence genome encodes these proteins:
- the LOC117932801 gene encoding probable dolichyl pyrophosphate Glc1Man9GlcNAc2 alpha-1,3-glucosyltransferase, with protein sequence MEEKLQRPHKNPGGTLQSMAWYALVAACIKLLLIPSYHSTDFEVHRNWLALTHSLPLSQWYSDETSPWTLDYPPFFAYFERFLSIFANLIDPTIVNLRQGLNYNSNTVIYFQRMTVIVSDLCLFFALYRLTAKLDSGKRNLIWVLVASSPGLFIVDHVHFQYNGFLLGILLLSLSFLEEGRDLMGGFVFAVLLCFKHLFAVAAPVYFVYLLSRFSRGGFLKGFGRALVMGAVVALVFAAAFGPFVYYGQIQQVIHRMFPFGRGLCHAYWAPNFWVFYIILDKGLAFLLRKLGFNIQAPAASFTGGLVGDSSPFSILPSITPLTTFIMVLLAISPALIKAWRNPRPGMITRWVAYAYTCGFIFGWHVHEKASLHFVIPLAIVAMQSLEDAKHYFLLSIVSSYSLFPLLFEAQEYPIKVLLLLLHSIVMWLAFSAHSTKNGVINATAPANKGSDKLEVKGSSRAATKKGDFVIGWIGKIYLLGLLVVEIWGQFLHPYLLGSRFPFVPLMLISVYCAFGIMYSWIWQLKRIIGSS encoded by the exons ATGGAAGAAAAGCTTCAAAGACCCCACAAAAATCCTGGGGGTACCCTCCAATCCATGGCCTGGTACGCCCTTGTAGCCGCCTGCATCAAGCTCCTCTTGATCCCATCCTACCATTCCACTGATTTCGAAGTCCACCGCAACTGGCTTGCTCTCACCcactctctccctctctctcaaTGGTACTCTGACGAGACCAGTCCCTGGACCCTTGATTACCCACCTTTCTTCGCTTACTTCGAGCGCTTCCTCTCCATCTTCGCCAATCTCATCGACCCCACAATCGTAAATCTCCGACAAGGCCTAAACTACAACTCCAATACGGTTATTTATTTCCAAAGGATGACTGTTATTGTATCTGATCTGTGTCTCTTCTTTGCATTGTATCGATTGACTGCAAAATTGGACTCAGGAAAGCGAAATCTGATCTGGGTTTTGGTTGCTTCGTCGCCGGGGCTTTTCATTGTGGACCACGTGCATTTTCAGTACAATGGGTTTTTGCTGGGGATCTTGTTGTTGTCCCTTTCGTTTCTGGAGGAAGGGAGGGATTTGATGGGCGGCTTTGTTTTTGCAGTTTTGTTGTGTTTTAAGCACTTGTTTGCTGTGGCCGCTCCtgtttattttgtgtatttgtTGAGCCGTTTTAGCCGTGGCGGATTCCTTAAGGGTTTTGGGAGGGCTTTAGTGATGGGTGCTGTGGTTGCCTTGGTTTTTGCAGCGGCTTTTGGACCTTTCGTGTACTATGGGCAG ATACAACAAGTTATACATCGCATGTTTCCATTTGGGAGGGGACTTTGCCATGCATACTGGGCTCCAAATTTTTGggtcttttatattattttagatAAAGGGCTTGCTTTCTTGCTCAGGAAACTGGGATTCAACATCCAGGCACCAGCAGCTTCATTCACTGGGGGTCTAGTAGGGGATTCCTCACCTTTTTCTATATTGCCATCg ATCACTCCCTTGACAACCTTTATTATGGTTCTGCTTGCCATATCTCCCGCTCTTATCAAGGCTTGGAGAAATCCTCGTCCAGGGATGATCACTAGATGGGTAGCATATGCTTACACATGCGGTTTTATATTTGGGTGGCATGTTCATGAGAAGGCTTCACTCCACTTTGTCATCCCCCTTGCCATTGTAGCAATGCAAAGTTTGGAGGATGCAAAGCATTACTTCTTGCTGTCAATAG TGTCTTCCTACTCTCTTTTTCCACTGCTATTTGAAGCCCAAGAATATCCTATAAAAGTTCTGTTGCTGCTTTTGCACTCTATTGTAATGTGGTTAGCTTTTTCTGCACATTCCACTAAAAATGGGGTGATAAATGCAACTGCACCTGCAAACAAAGGAAGTGATAAATTGGAAGTGAAAGGAAGTTCAAGAGCTGCCACCAAAAAAGGAGATTTTGTAATTGGATGGATTGGGAAGATTTATCTGTTGGGTCTTTTGGTTGTTGAAATATGGGGTCAGTTTCTACATCCTTACCTTCTTGGTAGCAGATTTCCCTTTGTACCCCTTATGTTGATCTCTGTATACTGTGCATTTGGAATCATGTACTCTTGGATTTGGCAGCTAAAACGGATAATTGGGTCCTCATGA